Part of the Pseudomonas abietaniphila genome is shown below.
ATCTGGGCAGCTTCGCCTGTCGCAACGTTTATAACCGCAGCGAGGGAAGGCTCAGCCAGCATGCGTCAGCCAATGCGCTGGATATCGCAGGGTTTCGTCTGGCAGACGGCAGGCGGATTTCAGTACTCAAGGACTGGAAAGACGACGGGGACAACGGACGTTTTCTGAGGCTGGTCAGGGATGGCGCCTGCAAGCAGTTCAACACCGTCCTCGGCCCGGACTACAACGCCGCGCATCGGAATCACTTTCATGTGGACATGGGACGTTGGCAGGTTTGTCGATAGATGACATAGGACCCTGTAGGCGCGCGCTTGCCCGCGATTGGATAGCTCATCTAACAAAGATGCAGCGCTGGAAATGCCCAATCGCGGACCAGCGCGCTCCTGGGTTTGAAGAGCGATTATTCGTCAGGCGGCGATACGCAGGTTCTGCAACACGATTGGACGTGCCCAGCCATTGTCGAACTCCAGATTGCGCTGTTGTTCGGTTATCTCTTCGGGGCTGTACGGCGTGGCGGGTTTGTCGGCCAGGTCCCATTCGAACTCGGCGATGGGCAGGAACAGAGGGCGTGGTTGAGGGCCAGGGCCGGGTTCGACGCTGTCGTCGTAAGGGTTGACTACGGTTGGACGCACCCAGCTGCTGTCGAACTCCAGATTGCGTTGTTGCTCAATCAGTTCGCTGGCGCTGAACGGCACAGCGGGTTTGTCGGCCAGGTCCCATTCGAATTCGGCGATGGGCAGAAACAAGGGCTCCGGCGGAGCGATCTCCTTGTCTTCGACGGGGCAGGCGCGCTGCTCGACGATTTTGCTCAGGGTCCTGGCGCCGGCAATCGGCTCGCCGGTCATGCTGTCCGTTGCCGCGACGACGCTGTAGGCCGGGGCCGTGCCCGCGTTATCGTCGACCTGTTGAGCCATTGCACGGGCAAACGCATCCTGCCAGAGCTGCGTGACGCCGCTCAGGGTTTCGGTATTGCGTACGCTGTAGTCGCCTGCGTACGTCAAATAACCTATCGATGATGTTTGCTGAATGTCTGACATAAGCGCTCAGTACATGCCGTGGCTCTGGCAAAATGCCGGATACTTTCGTTATCGGCAGATGTT
Proteins encoded:
- a CDS encoding energy transducer TonB, whose protein sequence is MSDIQQTSSIGYLTYAGDYSVRNTETLSGVTQLWQDAFARAMAQQVDDNAGTAPAYSVVAATDSMTGEPIAGARTLSKIVEQRACPVEDKEIAPPEPLFLPIAEFEWDLADKPAVPFSASELIEQQRNLEFDSSWVRPTVVNPYDDSVEPGPGPQPRPLFLPIAEFEWDLADKPATPYSPEEITEQQRNLEFDNGWARPIVLQNLRIAA